In the Ursus arctos isolate Adak ecotype North America unplaced genomic scaffold, UrsArc2.0 scaffold_19, whole genome shotgun sequence genome, one interval contains:
- the LOC113249404 gene encoding LOW QUALITY PROTEIN: carcinoembryonic antigen-related cell adhesion molecule 6-like (The sequence of the model RefSeq protein was modified relative to this genomic sequence to represent the inferred CDS: inserted 2 bases in 2 codons), which yields MEPPSAPPRGGHVPWQELLLAVSLLTFWNPPTTAQLTKESVPPNAAEGKDVLLRVHSLPGDLLGCNWFRGETANTSHQILSYVVDTQVTTPGPAHSGRETIYPNGSLLFQRVTLNYTGNYTLQIVMKNARVEEGTGEILVFSDLPKPIITSNNSDPLENADPVVLTCEPQTQSTSYLWSVNRKSLPVSARLQLSLDNRTLTIHCVTRNDTGPYECGTQNPVSAGRSDPFTLNVLYGLDAPTISPSDSYYHPGASLMLSCHAASNPPARYSWLVNGRPQTSTQELFIPNVTVNDSGAYTCVASNSGTRLSKTTVKTITVSEPVAQPFVQANNAIVTEHKDSVVLTCSTHNPGVSIHWFXNGQSLKLMERMKLSQDNSTLTIDPVRREDAGNXECEDSNLVNCYKSNPIRLDVSYGRSTTGLPVGSIIGIAVGVLVALALTVALGCLLLRTRTGRDSGWHDLRELWCPASTPRHGPARSSTYPDSLPSPTTAIPIYQELQHRDTNIYCQINQKAEVAS from the exons ATGGAGcccccctcggcccctccccgaGGAGGACATGTCCCCTGGCAGGAGCTCCTGCTGGCAG TCTCACTCTTAACCTTCTGGAACCCGCCCACCACTGCCCAACTCACTAAGGAATCGGTGCCGCCCAATGCTGCCGAAGGGAAGGACGTTCTTCTGCGAGTCCACAGTCTGCCTGGGGATCTTCTAGGCTGTAACTGGTTCAGAGGGGAAACTGCAAATACCAGCCATCAAATTCTATCATATGTAGTAGACACACAAGTAACTACCCCAGGGCCTGCACACAGCGGCAGAGAGACAATATACCCCAATGGGTCCCTGCTGTTCCAGAGAGTCACCCTGAACTACACAGGAAACTACACCCTACAAATCGTAATGAAAAATGCTCGAGTGGAAGAAGGAACAGGAGAAATCCTTGTATTCT CGGATTTACCCAAACCCATCATCACAAGCAACAACTCTGACCCCTTGGAGAATGCGGATCCTGTTGTATTAACGTGTGAACCTCAGACTCAGAGCACAAGCTACCTGTGGTCAGTAAACAGGAAGAGCCTCCCGGTCAGCGCCAGGTTGCAGCTGTCCCTGGACAACAGGACTCTCACTATACACTGTGTCACAAGGAATGACACAGGACCCTATGAGTGTGGGACTCAGAACCCAGTGAGTGCTGGTCGTAGTGACCCATTCACCCTGAATGTTCTCT ATGGCCTGGATGCCCCCACCATTTCCCCCTCAGACTCCTATTACCATCCAGGGGCCAGCCTCATGCTCTCCTGCCACGCAGCCTCTAACCCACCTGCACGGTACTCTTGGCTTGTCAATGGGAGGCCCCAGACATCCACACAGGAGCTCTTTATCCCCAACGTCACTGTGAATGATAGTGGAGCCTATACCTGCGTCGCCTCTAACTCGGGCACTCGCCTCAGTAAGACCACAGTCAAGACTATCACAGTCTCTG AGCCAGTGGCTCAGCCCTTTGTCCAGGCCAACAATGCCATAGTCACAGAACATAAGGACTCTGTGGTCCTGACCTGCTCCACACATAATCCTGGGGTCTCCATCCACTGGT TCAATGGTCAGAGTCTAAAGCTAATGGAGAGGATGAAGCTGTCGCAGGACAATAGCACTCTCACCATAGATCCTGTCAGGAGGGAGGATGCAGGGA TAGAGTGTGAGGACTCCAATCTGGTCAATTGCTACAAAAGTAACCCCATCAGGCTGGATGTGAGCT aTGGAAGAAGTACCACAGGTCTCCCTGTGGGGTCCATCATTGGCATCGCTGTGGGGGTCCTGGTCGCACTGGCACTGACAGTGGCCCTGGGGTGTCTCCTGCTCCGCACAAGGACTGGAAG GGACAGTGGCTGGCATGATCTCAGAGAGCTCTGGTGCCCGGCATCCACCCCCC GCCATGGTCCAGCCAGAAGCTCTACATACCCG GattccctgcccagccccaccacAGCCATTCCTATCTATCAG GAATTACAACACCGCGACACAAACATTTACTGCCAGATCAACCAGAAAGCAGAAGTGGCTTCTTAG
- the LOC113243246 gene encoding LOW QUALITY PROTEIN: carcinoembryonic antigen-related cell adhesion molecule 6-like (The sequence of the model RefSeq protein was modified relative to this genomic sequence to represent the inferred CDS: inserted 1 base in 1 codon), whose translation MESPLARTQRGHLPWQEILLAVSFLTFWNPPTTAQLTVESVPPNAAEGKDVLLRVHSLPGDLLGCNWFRGETANTSHQILLYVVDTQVTTPGPAHSGRETIYPNGSLLFQRVTLNDTGYYTLQIVRKNAQVEQGTGQIRVFPDLPKPNITSNNSDPVENADSVVLTCEPQTQSTSYLWSVNRKSLPASARLKLSLDNRTLTIHRVTRNDTGPYECETRNPASAGRSDPFTLNVLYGPDAPTISPSDSHYRPGASLRLSCHAASNPPAWYSWLVNGRPQPFTQELFIPSLTANDSGAYTCIASNSGTRLNKTTVQTITVSEPMAQPFVQANNTTVTEHKDSMVLTCSTNNPGVSNHWFFNGQSLKLVERMVLSQDNSTLTVDPVRKEDPGNXECEVSNLVSFSKRDHIRLDVSYGRRTIGLPVWSIIGFAVGVLVGLALTVALGCLLLRTRTGRSSGQRDLRELWGPASTPCHGPASSSTFPDSLPSPTTAVPIYQELRHPNTNIYGQMNHKAEMAS comes from the exons ATGGAGTCCCCCTTGGCCCGTACCCAACGAGGACATCTCCCCTGGCAGGAGATCCTGCTGGCAG TCTCTTTCTTAACCTTCTGGAACCCGCCCACCACTGCCCAACTCACTGTGGAATCGGTGCCGCCCAATGCTGCCGAAGGGAAGGACGTTCTTCTGCGAGTCCACAGTCTGCCTGGGGATCTTCTAGGCTGTAACTGGTTCAGAGGGGAAACTGCAAATACCAGCCATCAAATTCTATTATATGTAGTAGACACACAAGTAACTACCCCAGGGCCTGCACACAGCGGCAGAGAGACAATATACCCCAATGGGTCCCTGCTGTTCCAGAGAGTCACCCTGAACGACACAGGATACTACACCCTACAAATCGTGAGGAAAAATGCTCAAGTGGAACAAGGAACAGGACAAATCCGCGTATTCC CGGATTTACCCAAACCCAACATCACAAGCAACAACTCTGACCCCGTGGAGAATGCGGATTCTGTAGTTTTAACGTGTGAACCTCAGACTCAGAGCACAAGCTACCTGTGGTCAGTAAACAGGAAGAGCCTCCCGGCCAGCGCCAGGCTGAAGCTGTCCCTGGACAACAGGACTCTCACTATACACCGTGTCACAAGGAATGACACAGGACCCTATGAGTGTGAGACCCGGAACCCAGCGAGTGCCGGTCGTAGTGACCCATTCACCCTGAATGTTCTCT ATGGCCCGGACGCCCCCACCATTTCCCCCTCAGACTCTCACTACCGTCCAGGGGCCAGCCTCAGGCTCTCCTGCCACGCAGCCTCTAACCCACCCGCATGGTACTCTTGGCTTGTCAATGGGAGGCCCCAGCCATTCACACAGGAGCTCTTTATCCCCAGCCTCACTGCGAATGATAGTGGAGCCTATACCTGCATCGCCTCTAACTCTGGCACTCGCCTCAATAAGACCACAGTCCAGACTATCACAGTCTCTG AGCCAATGGCTCAGCCCTTTGTCCAGGCCAACAACACCACAGTCACAGAACATAAGGACTCTATGGTCCTGACCTGCTCCACAAATAATCCTGGGGTCTCCAACCACTGGTTCTTCAATGGCCAGAGTCTAAAGCTCGTGGAAAGAATGGTTCTGTCCCAGGACAACAGCACCCTCACTGTAGACCCTGTCAGGAAGGAAGATCCAGGGA TAGAGTGTGAGGTCTCCAACCTGGTCAGTTTCAGCAAAAGGGACCACATCAGGCTGGATGTGAGCT ATGGAAGAAGGACCATAGGTCTCCCTGTGTGGTCCATCATTGGCTTTGCAGTCGGGGTCCTGGTTGGACTGGCACTGACAGTGGCCCTGGGGTGTCTCCTGCTCCGCACAAGGACTGGAAG GTCCAGTGGCCAGCGTGATCTCCGAGAGCTCTGGGGCCCGGCATCCACCCCCT GCCATGGTCCAGCTAGCAGTTCCACTTTCCCG gactccctgcccagccccaccacAGCCGTTCCTATATACCAG GAATTACGACACCCCAACACAAACATTTATGGCCAGATGAACCACAAAGCAGAAATGGCTTCTTAG